A window from Citrus sinensis cultivar Valencia sweet orange chromosome 5, DVS_A1.0, whole genome shotgun sequence encodes these proteins:
- the LOC102631330 gene encoding CSC1-like protein RXW8 isoform X1, producing MDVSALLTSAGINISVTSLLLSVYSILRKRPSNLSVYFGKRLASVGNRLDDSFSLERFASSSSWIVKAWETSEDEILAIGGMDAVIIIRIIVFSIRIFSIAAIICILLVLPVNYYGNDIIHMEISSESLEVFTIANVEEGSKWFWVHCLALHVISWSACVLLYFEYKSITRTRLAHITGSPPDPSHFTVLVRAVPWSSEHSYSDSVKQFFMNYYSSSYLSHQIVYRASTVRKLMNDAENMCQLVKNFSTEEKSKLSLLPCLCGKPNSFEVLSDESDSVRENIGFDISDLASEKEYAVAFVYFKTRYAAIVAAEVLHSENPMLWVTELAPEPNDVLWSNLCIPYRQLWFRKIAILLAAIAFMIVFLAPVAFVQGLTRLHQLSHAFPFLKGMFKQKYIKQLVTGYLPSVILILFQYAVPPTMMLFSTVEGSVSHSGRKRSACIKVLSFTIWNVFFVNVLSGSIMGQLNAISSVKIILNQLAAAVPIQASFFMTYVLTSGWASLAVEMVQPLGLVYNTMKKCVCRIKEDQPNGFLSFPYHTEVSKLLMFGFLGFICSVMAPLILPLLLIYFVLAYLVYKNQIINVYTTDYESGGKFWPIAHNSTIVSLVLTQIIALGVFGIKRSTVAFGFTIPLIFGTLLFNEYCRQRFFPTFTKMSAQVLTEMDRQDEQGGRMEEIYQQLRSAYCQFRLISQDLCKSGRMDHQGDQNSIRIHSQ from the exons ATGGACGTTTCTGCTCTTTTAACTTCTGCTGGAATCAATATATCAGTCACTAGTTTGCTGTTGTCTGTGTATTCAATATTGAGAAAGCGACCAAGCAATTTAAGTGTCTACTTTGGGAAAAGGCTTGCTTCAGTCGGGAATAGACTCGATGATTCTTTCAGCTTGGAGAGATTTGCATCCTCCTCTAGCTGGATAGTCAAGGCCTGGGAAACATCTGAAGATGAAATATTGGCTATTGGCGGCATGGATGCAGTGATTATTATCAGAATCATTGTTTTCAG CATTCGAATCTTCAGCATTGCTGCTATCATTTGCATTCTCCTAGTGCTTCCAGTGAATTATTACGGGAATGACATTATCCATATGGAAATTTCTTCAGAATCTCTAGAAGTATTCACAATTGCAAATGTCGAAGAAGGTTCAAAATG GTTTTGGGTCCATTGCCTTGCTTTACATGTCATATCCTGGTCAGCTTGTGTTCTCCTATACTTC GAGTATAAAAGCATCACTAGAACGAGGCTGGCACATATTACCGGATCTCCTCCAGATCCAAGCCACTTTACAGTTCTTGTCCGTGCTGTTCCTTGGTCTTCAGAACATTCATACAGTGATTCTGTGAAACAATTCTTTATGAATTACTATTCGTCAAGCTACTTATCACATCAAATAGTCTATCGAGCAAGTACAGTTCGGAAACTGATG AATGATGCAGAGAATATGTGCCAGCTTGTTAAGAATTTTTCCACAGAGGAGAAGTCTAAATTGAGTTTACTGCCATGCCTTTGTGGAAAGCCGAACTCTTTTGAGGTCCTTTCTGATGAATCAGATAGTGTTAGGGAGAACATCGGATTTGATATTTCGGATTTAGCTTCTGAGAAG GAGTATGCAGTTGCTTTCGTTTATTTTAAGACTCGTTATGCTGCCATTGTTGCTGCCGAGGTTCTTCACTCAGAGAATCCCATGTTATGGGTAACAGAATTGGCTCCTGAACCAAATGATGTTCTTTGGTCAAATCTTTGTATACCATATAGACAACTGTGGTTTCGCAAAATAGCAATACTTCTGGCTGCTATTGCTTTCATGATCGTTTTTCTTGCTCCTGTAGCATTTGTACAAGGCTTGACTCGACTTCACCAGCTGTCACATGCATTTCCATTTCTGAAAGGAATGTTTAAACA GAAATACATCAAACAGCTGGTAACAGGTTACCTTCCAAGtgtcattttgattttatttcagtATGCTGTTCCACCAACAATGATGCTGTTTTCAACAGTGGAGGGATCTGTCTCACATAGTGGGAGGAAAAGGAGTGCATGCATCAAAGTTTTGTCCTTTACAATTTGGAATGTTTTCTTCGTTAATGTTTTATCAGGGTCCATTATGGGGCAATTGAATGCAATATCAAGTGTTAAGATCATACTGAACCAACTGGCTGCAGCTGTGCCAATCCAG GCTAGCTTCTTCATGACGTATGTTTTAACATCGGGTTGGGCAAGTTTGGCTGTTGAAATGGTGCAACCTCTAGGTCTTGTCTACAACACTATGAAAAAGTGTGTGTGCAGAATCAAGGAAGATCAGCCTAATGGATTTCTATCCTTCCCATATCATACAGAAGTTTCGAAACTGCTCATGTTTGGTTTTCTTGGCTTCATCTGTTCAGTTATGGCACCATTGATATTGCCTCTCTTGCTGATATATTTTGTACTTGCTTACCTCGTGTACAAAAACCAG ATAATCAATGTGTATACAACGGATTATGAAAGCGGGGGAAAATTCTGGCCCATTGCTCACAATTCTACAATTGTCTCACTTGTCTTGACACAAATTATTGCTCTCGGAGTTTTTGGGATTAAACGGTCAACAGTCGCATTCGGTTTCACTATTCCACTTATTTTTGGCACTCTTTTATTTAACGAGTATTGTAGGCAGCGATTTTTTCCTACATTTACTAAGATGTCTGCCCAG GTTCTTACAGAGATGGATCGACAAGATGAGCAGGGTGGGAGAATGGAAGAGATTTATCAACAGCTGCGTTCTGCCTATTGCCAGTTCAGGTTAATTTCTCAGGACTTGTGTAAATCTGGACGTATGGATCATCAGGGAGACCAGAATAGCATCCGTATCCATAGTCAATGA
- the LOC102631330 gene encoding CSC1-like protein RXW8 isoform X2 produces the protein MEISSESLEVFTIANVEEGSKWFWVHCLALHVISWSACVLLYFEYKSITRTRLAHITGSPPDPSHFTVLVRAVPWSSEHSYSDSVKQFFMNYYSSSYLSHQIVYRASTVRKLMNDAENMCQLVKNFSTEEKSKLSLLPCLCGKPNSFEVLSDESDSVRENIGFDISDLASEKEYAVAFVYFKTRYAAIVAAEVLHSENPMLWVTELAPEPNDVLWSNLCIPYRQLWFRKIAILLAAIAFMIVFLAPVAFVQGLTRLHQLSHAFPFLKGMFKQKYIKQLVTGYLPSVILILFQYAVPPTMMLFSTVEGSVSHSGRKRSACIKVLSFTIWNVFFVNVLSGSIMGQLNAISSVKIILNQLAAAVPIQASFFMTYVLTSGWASLAVEMVQPLGLVYNTMKKCVCRIKEDQPNGFLSFPYHTEVSKLLMFGFLGFICSVMAPLILPLLLIYFVLAYLVYKNQIINVYTTDYESGGKFWPIAHNSTIVSLVLTQIIALGVFGIKRSTVAFGFTIPLIFGTLLFNEYCRQRFFPTFTKMSAQVLTEMDRQDEQGGRMEEIYQQLRSAYCQFRLISQDLCKSGRMDHQGDQNSIRIHSQ, from the exons ATGGAAATTTCTTCAGAATCTCTAGAAGTATTCACAATTGCAAATGTCGAAGAAGGTTCAAAATG GTTTTGGGTCCATTGCCTTGCTTTACATGTCATATCCTGGTCAGCTTGTGTTCTCCTATACTTC GAGTATAAAAGCATCACTAGAACGAGGCTGGCACATATTACCGGATCTCCTCCAGATCCAAGCCACTTTACAGTTCTTGTCCGTGCTGTTCCTTGGTCTTCAGAACATTCATACAGTGATTCTGTGAAACAATTCTTTATGAATTACTATTCGTCAAGCTACTTATCACATCAAATAGTCTATCGAGCAAGTACAGTTCGGAAACTGATG AATGATGCAGAGAATATGTGCCAGCTTGTTAAGAATTTTTCCACAGAGGAGAAGTCTAAATTGAGTTTACTGCCATGCCTTTGTGGAAAGCCGAACTCTTTTGAGGTCCTTTCTGATGAATCAGATAGTGTTAGGGAGAACATCGGATTTGATATTTCGGATTTAGCTTCTGAGAAG GAGTATGCAGTTGCTTTCGTTTATTTTAAGACTCGTTATGCTGCCATTGTTGCTGCCGAGGTTCTTCACTCAGAGAATCCCATGTTATGGGTAACAGAATTGGCTCCTGAACCAAATGATGTTCTTTGGTCAAATCTTTGTATACCATATAGACAACTGTGGTTTCGCAAAATAGCAATACTTCTGGCTGCTATTGCTTTCATGATCGTTTTTCTTGCTCCTGTAGCATTTGTACAAGGCTTGACTCGACTTCACCAGCTGTCACATGCATTTCCATTTCTGAAAGGAATGTTTAAACA GAAATACATCAAACAGCTGGTAACAGGTTACCTTCCAAGtgtcattttgattttatttcagtATGCTGTTCCACCAACAATGATGCTGTTTTCAACAGTGGAGGGATCTGTCTCACATAGTGGGAGGAAAAGGAGTGCATGCATCAAAGTTTTGTCCTTTACAATTTGGAATGTTTTCTTCGTTAATGTTTTATCAGGGTCCATTATGGGGCAATTGAATGCAATATCAAGTGTTAAGATCATACTGAACCAACTGGCTGCAGCTGTGCCAATCCAG GCTAGCTTCTTCATGACGTATGTTTTAACATCGGGTTGGGCAAGTTTGGCTGTTGAAATGGTGCAACCTCTAGGTCTTGTCTACAACACTATGAAAAAGTGTGTGTGCAGAATCAAGGAAGATCAGCCTAATGGATTTCTATCCTTCCCATATCATACAGAAGTTTCGAAACTGCTCATGTTTGGTTTTCTTGGCTTCATCTGTTCAGTTATGGCACCATTGATATTGCCTCTCTTGCTGATATATTTTGTACTTGCTTACCTCGTGTACAAAAACCAG ATAATCAATGTGTATACAACGGATTATGAAAGCGGGGGAAAATTCTGGCCCATTGCTCACAATTCTACAATTGTCTCACTTGTCTTGACACAAATTATTGCTCTCGGAGTTTTTGGGATTAAACGGTCAACAGTCGCATTCGGTTTCACTATTCCACTTATTTTTGGCACTCTTTTATTTAACGAGTATTGTAGGCAGCGATTTTTTCCTACATTTACTAAGATGTCTGCCCAG GTTCTTACAGAGATGGATCGACAAGATGAGCAGGGTGGGAGAATGGAAGAGATTTATCAACAGCTGCGTTCTGCCTATTGCCAGTTCAGGTTAATTTCTCAGGACTTGTGTAAATCTGGACGTATGGATCATCAGGGAGACCAGAATAGCATCCGTATCCATAGTCAATGA